The Enterococcus rotai genome includes a window with the following:
- a CDS encoding cupin domain-containing protein: MKKDQAYWISQLKLDPHPEGGYFKQVLHSEDSLQVSADKTRPYYTSIYFLLTQENPSHFHRLLSDEVWYYHSGSALSVHLLHPDGQYEIIRLGTDLENGEVLQAVVPKNVIFGSSVEGHSDFALVSCMVSPGFDYQDFELFTKKQLLTLYPDHKKIIDQLAYDQLPE; the protein is encoded by the coding sequence ATGAAAAAAGATCAGGCTTACTGGATTTCACAACTTAAGTTAGACCCCCATCCAGAGGGTGGTTATTTTAAACAAGTTTTACATTCGGAAGACTCACTGCAAGTCTCAGCCGATAAAACACGCCCTTACTATACAAGTATTTATTTTTTATTGACACAAGAAAATCCTTCTCATTTCCATCGTTTACTTTCTGATGAAGTTTGGTATTATCATTCTGGTTCTGCATTGAGTGTTCATTTGCTCCATCCAGATGGCCAATATGAAATTATTCGTTTAGGGACTGATTTGGAAAACGGAGAAGTATTGCAGGCAGTTGTTCCCAAAAATGTGATCTTCGGTTCCAGCGTTGAGGGGCATAGTGATTTTGCCCTAGTAAGCTGCATGGTTTCCCCTGGATTTGACTATCAAGACTTTGAATTATTTACAAAAAAACAATTATTGACCCTTTATCCTGATCACAAAAAAATTATTGATCAACTCGCTTATGACCAACTCCCTGAATAA
- a CDS encoding glycosyltransferase family 2 protein, whose amino-acid sequence MLSIIVPCYNEEESIPLFFDEVEKVNSQIQHEIEYIFINDGSKDQTLNTLRKLYKEHPEKVRYLSFSRNFGKEAGLYAGLKEAKGNLVTVMDVDLQDPPELLPKMIQMLEANKELDCIGTRRGDREGEPAIRSFFAKMFYRLVNKIGETEMVDGARDFRLMTRQMVDAILELTEYNRFSKGIFSWVGFNTEYLSYENRERVAGATSWSFWSLLSYSIDGIVNFSEAPLNLASYVGAFSCMGSVVAMFIIFFRTIIKGDPTSGWPSMVCIILFVGGLQLLCLGIIGKYIGKIFLETKKRPIYLVKETEKDQQQ is encoded by the coding sequence ATGTTATCGATTATCGTTCCTTGTTATAACGAAGAGGAGTCAATTCCATTGTTTTTTGATGAAGTGGAAAAAGTAAATTCACAAATTCAACATGAGATAGAATACATATTTATTAACGACGGGTCGAAAGACCAAACATTAAATACATTGAGAAAATTATACAAAGAGCATCCTGAAAAAGTTCGTTATCTTTCTTTTTCAAGAAATTTTGGAAAAGAGGCTGGATTGTATGCAGGGTTAAAGGAGGCCAAGGGCAACCTAGTCACGGTTATGGATGTGGACTTGCAAGATCCTCCTGAATTATTACCCAAAATGATCCAGATGCTAGAGGCAAATAAGGAATTAGACTGCATTGGTACAAGACGCGGTGATCGAGAGGGGGAGCCGGCGATTCGCAGCTTTTTTGCTAAGATGTTTTATCGATTAGTCAATAAGATTGGCGAAACGGAGATGGTTGACGGGGCTAGAGATTTTCGTCTAATGACGCGTCAAATGGTAGATGCAATTTTAGAATTGACTGAGTATAATCGGTTTTCAAAAGGAATTTTTAGCTGGGTTGGTTTTAATACGGAATATCTTTCTTACGAGAATCGCGAACGAGTGGCTGGAGCAACCTCGTGGTCTTTTTGGAGCTTGCTAAGTTATTCGATTGATGGGATTGTCAATTTTTCAGAGGCACCGTTAAATTTAGCCTCTTACGTAGGTGCTTTTTCGTGTATGGGGTCAGTCGTTGCGATGTTTATCATTTTCTTTAGAACAATCATCAAAGGGGACCCAACCAGTGGATGGCCGTCAATGGTTTGTATTATTTTGTTTGTTGGCGGATTACAGTTACTTTGCCTAGGGATTATTGGAAAATATATTGGCAAAATCTTCTTGGAAACAAAAAAACGTCCGATTTATCTTGTAAAGGAAACGGAAAAAGATCAACAACAATAA
- the nox gene encoding H2O-forming NADH oxidase: MSKTKTVIVGANHAGIAAANTLLDTYPDQEVVMIDRNTNLSYLGCGTALWVGRQIESYENLFYTNKEAFEAKGAKISMETTVERVDFDQKIVYCKKHNGEEFTETYDKLILATGSAPINPTIPGRDLKNVEFLKLFQDGQTVDAAMAKEEVKTVAVIGAGYIGVEIAEAAKRRGKNVLLFDAAERCLPNYYDKWFTDDMDNVLADNGIELHYNELAKEYKGTEKVESIVTDKGEYAVDLVINAIGFRPNNGLGKDHLELFGNGAYLVDLHQQTSDPSVYAVGDCSTIFSNAVQETTYIALATNAVRSGIVAAHNVGGTPLESIGVQGSNGISIFGYHMVSTGLTVQESEKLGMKIKYTEFEDLQKPGFMKENNKVKIRIVYEEESRRIVGAQMASYEDISMGIHMFSLAIEEKVTIDKLKLLDIFFLPHFNQPYNYITMAALSAE; this comes from the coding sequence ATGAGCAAAACAAAAACAGTCATTGTAGGAGCAAATCATGCTGGAATCGCTGCAGCAAACACATTGTTGGATACGTATCCAGATCAAGAAGTCGTGATGATCGACCGAAATACCAATCTTAGTTATTTAGGATGCGGGACAGCGCTATGGGTAGGTCGCCAAATTGAGTCATACGAAAATCTATTTTATACGAATAAAGAAGCATTTGAAGCAAAAGGCGCTAAAATTTCCATGGAAACAACTGTTGAACGCGTCGATTTTGACCAAAAAATCGTTTATTGCAAAAAACATAACGGTGAAGAATTTACCGAAACCTACGACAAATTGATCTTAGCGACAGGTTCAGCACCAATCAATCCTACTATTCCAGGAAGAGATTTAAAAAATGTTGAGTTCTTAAAACTTTTTCAGGACGGTCAAACAGTCGATGCGGCTATGGCAAAAGAAGAAGTCAAAACTGTTGCCGTCATCGGAGCGGGCTACATTGGTGTTGAGATTGCAGAAGCCGCTAAACGTCGGGGCAAGAATGTTCTATTATTTGATGCAGCCGAAAGATGTTTGCCGAATTACTATGACAAATGGTTTACTGATGACATGGATAACGTTTTAGCTGATAATGGTATCGAGCTACACTACAATGAATTAGCAAAAGAATATAAAGGAACAGAAAAAGTTGAATCTATCGTGACAGATAAAGGTGAATACGCTGTAGATCTAGTCATCAATGCGATTGGTTTTAGACCCAATAATGGCTTAGGCAAAGATCACTTAGAATTATTTGGTAATGGAGCCTATCTGGTCGATCTTCATCAGCAAACAAGTGATCCTAGTGTATACGCAGTCGGTGATTGTTCAACGATTTTTTCAAATGCAGTACAAGAAACAACATATATCGCTTTAGCTACGAATGCTGTTCGTTCAGGGATCGTTGCAGCGCATAATGTTGGCGGCACACCACTAGAATCGATTGGTGTCCAAGGTTCAAATGGAATTTCTATTTTTGGTTACCATATGGTTTCTACAGGATTGACAGTGCAAGAATCAGAAAAATTAGGAATGAAAATAAAGTACACTGAATTTGAAGACTTGCAAAAACCAGGATTCATGAAAGAAAACAATAAAGTAAAAATCAGAATCGTTTATGAAGAAGAATCACGACGTATTGTTGGGGCACAGATGGCTTCGTATGAAGATATTTCGATGGGTATCCATATGTTCTCACTTGCAATTGAAGAAAAAGTAACGATCGACAAACTTAAATTACTAGATATTTTCTTCTTACCACATTTTAATCAACCATATAACTATATTACAATGGCGGCACTTAGCGCTGAGTAA
- a CDS encoding phosphoglycerate dehydrogenase, giving the protein MGQPIIYLYEQLKEEHVETIRQNASDYTIIDAKRESPQLVEDDIEIMLGWDKELGSRVLASETSRLKWVQSISAGVDTYDLNRFAEKNILLSNASGIHSVSISEHVLGVLLAEFRGIRTSIGNQSKKSWTRQNISYKQLSTQKMLIVGTGHIGQQLAAFAQGLGIQTYGINTSGHVTDGFIECYSHKNMSRIINEMDIVVNILPLTDETYHLYNEQMFLAMKRGTVFVNVGRGPSVNTNDLIHALVTEQLSFAALDVFEEEPLPESSPLWTMENVLITPHISGLTPDFKAKLLSIFVQNLKHYLKDGTLAKNAVALNQGY; this is encoded by the coding sequence ATGGGACAACCAATAATCTATCTTTATGAACAACTAAAAGAAGAACACGTGGAAACGATCAGGCAGAATGCTTCTGATTACACCATTATTGATGCCAAAAGAGAATCACCGCAACTGGTTGAAGATGATATTGAAATCATGCTAGGCTGGGATAAAGAATTGGGCTCTCGGGTGTTAGCATCAGAGACAAGTCGTTTAAAATGGGTACAATCAATTTCAGCTGGTGTAGACACTTATGATCTAAATCGTTTTGCCGAAAAAAATATTTTATTATCTAATGCTAGTGGTATCCATAGCGTTTCAATTTCAGAACACGTTTTAGGTGTGTTACTTGCTGAGTTCCGTGGTATCCGTACCAGCATCGGTAATCAATCTAAAAAAAGTTGGACAAGGCAAAACATTTCTTATAAACAACTCTCTACACAAAAAATGCTCATCGTCGGAACTGGACATATTGGCCAACAACTTGCGGCTTTTGCACAAGGTCTGGGGATACAAACTTATGGAATCAATACTTCTGGTCATGTAACAGATGGCTTTATCGAGTGTTACTCCCATAAAAATATGAGCCGAATCATTAACGAGATGGACATTGTTGTGAATATTCTACCTTTAACTGACGAAACTTATCACTTATATAACGAGCAGATGTTTCTTGCAATGAAGCGTGGAACAGTCTTTGTCAATGTTGGACGTGGTCCTTCCGTTAATACAAACGACTTGATCCATGCATTAGTTACGGAACAGCTCAGTTTTGCAGCACTAGACGTTTTTGAAGAGGAGCCGTTACCTGAAAGCAGCCCATTATGGACTATGGAAAACGTATTGATTACTCCTCACATTTCAGGTTTAACACCTGATTTTAAAGCTAAATTATTAAGCATTTTTGTTCAAAATCTTAAACACTATCTAAAAGATGGCACTTTAGCCAAAAATGCCGTAGCATTAAACCAAGGATACTGA
- a CDS encoding potassium channel family protein, producing the protein MKQNFAIIGLGRFGGSICQTLIESGQEVLAIDSNEDRVNEYMNIATHAVVANAQDEATLRSLGIRNFDHVVVAIGEDIQASILVTLMVKEMGVPNVLAKAVNEYHARVLEKIGADLVVHPERDMGIRVAHKLVSRNILDYIELSNEVSLAEVRVSNPKFYGKTLGDLNFRQRFGLTVVAIRRSKSEVIASPAAEEMVRENDNLLVVGETDDVDLLDEKMNE; encoded by the coding sequence ATGAAGCAAAATTTTGCAATTATTGGTCTAGGAAGATTTGGTGGCAGTATTTGTCAAACGTTGATCGAGTCAGGTCAAGAAGTTTTAGCTATTGATAGTAATGAAGATCGAGTCAATGAATATATGAATATCGCAACGCATGCAGTCGTGGCGAATGCACAAGATGAAGCAACTTTGCGATCTTTAGGAATTCGTAATTTTGATCATGTTGTTGTAGCGATTGGTGAGGACATCCAAGCAAGTATTTTGGTAACGTTGATGGTTAAAGAAATGGGTGTACCAAATGTTTTAGCGAAAGCTGTTAATGAATACCACGCGAGAGTATTAGAAAAAATAGGCGCTGATTTAGTGGTCCACCCTGAACGGGATATGGGGATCAGAGTTGCACATAAATTAGTGTCCAGAAATATTTTAGATTATATCGAATTATCAAATGAAGTATCATTAGCAGAAGTTCGTGTATCGAATCCAAAATTTTATGGCAAAACCTTGGGAGATTTAAATTTTCGCCAGCGATTTGGTTTGACGGTCGTAGCGATTAGACGTTCAAAATCCGAAGTGATTGCCTCGCCAGCAGCAGAAGAGATGGTTAGAGAAAACGATAATTTATTAGTTGTTGGTGAAACAGATGATGTCGATCTATTAGATGAAAAAATGAATGAGTAA
- the mltG gene encoding endolytic transglycosylase MltG, whose translation MAEDNQNNQDHSNSSFKDQVLRSLRGEEIGNDDSASSEHNAQNLSQHNEAEYNRTYRSQANDQEEPIKLDEEMHSVGSRSADHHSKRVEPTETGGQPESSNSNQNNENDNGNKRTRKREDRIVSRIVLIVASVLILVIAIFGFTFYKYVNAGLQPLDKKNTKLVQVHIPEDSSNKKIANILEDSKVIKSGLVFNYYAKFKNLTDFQAGYYQMAPDMTLDEIGALLREGGTAEPTQLADGKVTIPEGFDIDKIGDAIEKNTDFKKTQFIELMKDQAFFDKMKEKYPELLASAAEASGVRYRLEGYLFPATYDYYKDAKLEDFVDQMIAKSNSVIEPYIPMIHAKGMTIQQVLSLASLVEKEGVREEDRKKIAQVFFNRIAANMPLQSDISILYALGEHKEVVTYKDLEVDSPYNLYKNTGYGPGPFNSPSEQAINAVLNPIANDFLYFVADISTGNVYFAETYEQHQEFVDKYVNKTEKSE comes from the coding sequence TTGGCAGAAGATAACCAAAATAATCAAGATCATTCCAATTCTTCATTTAAAGATCAGGTCTTGCGTTCTTTGCGAGGAGAAGAAATAGGTAATGATGATTCAGCTTCTTCTGAACACAATGCTCAGAACTTATCACAGCATAATGAAGCAGAATATAATAGAACATATCGTTCTCAAGCTAATGATCAAGAAGAACCAATAAAACTAGATGAGGAGATGCATTCAGTAGGCTCGCGCAGTGCTGATCATCATTCTAAACGAGTTGAACCGACAGAGACAGGCGGACAGCCGGAATCAAGTAACAGTAATCAAAACAATGAGAATGATAATGGCAACAAACGAACTAGAAAAAGAGAAGATCGAATCGTTAGTCGAATCGTATTGATAGTGGCTTCAGTTCTAATATTGGTCATTGCGATTTTTGGTTTTACTTTTTATAAATATGTTAATGCAGGCCTACAGCCGCTTGACAAAAAAAATACCAAACTAGTTCAAGTGCATATTCCAGAAGATTCATCTAATAAAAAAATCGCAAATATTTTAGAAGACAGTAAAGTAATTAAAAGTGGCCTAGTATTCAACTACTATGCAAAATTTAAAAACTTAACTGATTTTCAAGCAGGTTATTACCAAATGGCACCGGATATGACATTGGATGAGATTGGAGCACTTTTAAGAGAAGGTGGAACTGCTGAACCTACACAGCTTGCTGATGGAAAAGTAACCATTCCAGAAGGTTTTGATATTGATAAGATCGGTGATGCAATCGAGAAAAACACCGATTTCAAGAAAACTCAATTTATAGAACTGATGAAGGATCAAGCTTTCTTTGATAAGATGAAGGAGAAATATCCTGAACTATTAGCAAGTGCGGCTGAAGCAAGCGGCGTTCGTTACCGTTTGGAAGGTTACTTATTCCCAGCGACTTATGATTACTACAAGGATGCAAAATTAGAAGACTTTGTTGATCAAATGATCGCAAAATCAAATAGTGTGATCGAACCATACATTCCAATGATCCATGCAAAAGGAATGACGATCCAACAAGTGTTATCTTTAGCTTCTTTAGTTGAAAAAGAGGGTGTGAGAGAAGAAGATCGCAAAAAAATTGCTCAAGTCTTCTTTAATCGAATTGCGGCAAATATGCCATTACAATCAGATATTTCTATTTTGTACGCGTTGGGAGAACATAAAGAAGTAGTGACATATAAAGATTTAGAAGTAGATTCACCATATAATCTTTATAAAAATACTGGCTATGGTCCAGGACCGTTCAACAGTCCAAGTGAACAAGCAATCAACGCTGTTTTAAACCCAATAGCAAACGATTTCCTTTACTTTGTTGCCGACATTTCAACAGGCAATGTCTATTTTGCGGAGACGTATGAGCAACACCAAGAATTTGTAGATAAATATGTTAATAAAACAGAAAAAAGTGAATAG
- the greA gene encoding transcription elongation factor GreA gives MVEKVFPMTLEGKEKLEQELEELKTVKRKEIVERIKIARSFGDLSENSEYESAKDEQAFVEGRITTLENMIRFAQIIDNGGVDSDEVSIGKTVTFIELPDGDEEEYTIVGSAEADPFSGKISNDSPIAQALIGKRLNDQVAIATPGGDMQVRITKVG, from the coding sequence ATGGTAGAAAAAGTATTTCCTATGACACTTGAAGGAAAAGAAAAATTAGAACAAGAATTAGAAGAGCTAAAAACAGTTAAACGAAAAGAAATCGTTGAACGTATAAAAATCGCAAGAAGCTTTGGTGATCTATCTGAAAACTCTGAGTATGAGTCAGCTAAAGATGAACAAGCTTTTGTAGAAGGACGTATCACAACATTAGAAAACATGATTCGTTTTGCGCAGATCATTGATAATGGTGGCGTTGATTCAGATGAAGTGTCAATCGGAAAAACGGTGACATTTATCGAATTGCCTGATGGCGATGAAGAAGAATATACGATTGTTGGGAGTGCGGAAGCAGATCCTTTTTCTGGTAAAATTTCAAATGACTCACCGATTGCCCAAGCGTTGATTGGCAAACGATTGAATGACCAAGTTGCAATCGCAACTCCTGGTGGAGATATGCAAGTAAGAATCACAAAAGTTGGCTAA
- a CDS encoding HesB/YadR/YfhF family protein, translating to MKLTITPRAQQWFKEEVGVTSDSGIRFYGKIYGKTDVHEGFSIAMSVEAPDQPLVKEEIDGITYFIEETDDWFFKGYDLLVDYDEEKDEPKYKFAENKEDLKQ from the coding sequence ATGAAATTAACGATTACACCGCGTGCACAACAATGGTTTAAAGAGGAAGTTGGTGTTACTTCAGATAGTGGTATTCGCTTTTATGGTAAAATTTACGGTAAAACAGACGTTCATGAAGGTTTTTCAATAGCGATGTCTGTAGAAGCACCAGATCAGCCATTAGTCAAAGAGGAGATCGATGGGATCACTTACTTTATCGAAGAGACAGATGATTGGTTTTTTAAAGGGTATGATTTATTAGTAGATTATGATGAAGAGAAAGACGAACCCAAATATAAATTTGCTGAAAATAAAGAGGATTTAAAACAATAG
- a CDS encoding response regulator — protein sequence MIKVMLVDDHEMVRLGVSSYLSIQEDIEVVGEAENGQIGYEKALELRPDVILMDLVMDVMDGIESTKAILKDWPQARIIIVTSFIDDEKVYPAIEAGAAGYLLKTSTAHEIANAIRAIARGERVLEPEVTTKMMERLTKKQEPVLHEDLTNREHEILMLIAKGRSNQEIADELFITLKTVKTHVSNILAKLDVEDRTQAAIYAFQHGLAK from the coding sequence GTGATCAAAGTAATGTTAGTGGATGACCATGAAATGGTACGATTAGGCGTATCCTCTTATTTATCGATTCAAGAAGATATTGAAGTAGTTGGGGAAGCTGAAAATGGCCAAATTGGGTATGAAAAAGCGTTAGAACTTCGACCAGATGTGATTTTAATGGATCTTGTCATGGATGTCATGGATGGAATAGAGTCGACCAAAGCTATTTTAAAAGACTGGCCACAAGCCCGTATCATCATTGTGACAAGCTTTATTGACGATGAAAAAGTTTATCCGGCAATTGAAGCTGGCGCCGCAGGCTACTTATTGAAGACTTCAACTGCACATGAAATTGCCAATGCCATTCGAGCAATTGCTAGAGGAGAACGTGTTTTAGAACCTGAAGTCACAACAAAAATGATGGAACGCTTGACGAAAAAACAAGAACCTGTTTTACATGAAGATTTGACAAATCGTGAACATGAGATATTGATGTTGATCGCTAAAGGGCGTAGTAATCAAGAAATCGCAGATGAATTGTTTATTACGTTAAAAACAGTTAAGACCCATGTGTCGAATATTCTAGCCAAACTAGATGTTGAAGACCGCACACAGGCGGCTATTTATGCGTTTCAGCATGGATTAGCAAAATAG
- a CDS encoding sensor histidine kinase — MMGKISRQMLSLYAACSTFIVVLLTLFSYFHSIKQKNWMLELIQRKVFYIPLIFHMILISLLVGLSTFLLVSIVQKAQYGRIEEKLRLLARGSYESPAISKSVPHASNDQYIGEVDQDILKIRTKLLEMSKELQLLNSRPQIMDGETKEEILEAERHRLARELHDSVSQQLFAAMMMLSALNEQAQRSETPELFRKQLVTVTDIINASQSEMRALLLHLRPVSLEGKSLRKGIEQLLRELQTKIKIELTWDVEDVRLNNSIEDHLFRIVQELLSNTLRHAKAKELEVYLHQVDKNVLLRLVDDGVGFDMNEQDNKAGSYGLKNIRERVAGMGGIVKIISFKGQGTSVEIKVPVIKEDITSDQSNVSG; from the coding sequence ATGATGGGTAAAATTTCTCGACAAATGCTCTCTTTGTATGCTGCTTGTAGTACGTTTATCGTGGTTTTACTGACACTATTTTCTTATTTTCATTCGATCAAACAGAAGAACTGGATGTTGGAACTAATTCAAAGGAAAGTATTTTACATTCCTTTGATTTTTCACATGATTTTGATTTCACTTTTAGTTGGATTATCGACCTTTTTACTCGTATCTATTGTACAAAAGGCACAATATGGTAGAATTGAAGAAAAACTTAGATTGTTGGCAAGAGGTAGCTATGAAAGTCCCGCAATTTCCAAAAGTGTACCACATGCCAGTAATGATCAATATATTGGTGAAGTCGACCAAGATATTTTGAAAATCAGAACGAAATTATTGGAAATGTCCAAGGAACTGCAATTATTGAATAGTCGTCCTCAAATAATGGATGGAGAGACCAAGGAAGAAATTTTAGAAGCAGAACGACATCGATTGGCAAGGGAGCTGCATGATTCTGTTAGTCAGCAACTATTTGCTGCGATGATGATGTTGTCTGCGTTAAACGAGCAAGCACAGCGTAGTGAAACACCTGAGCTATTCCGCAAGCAATTAGTCACTGTTACAGACATTATCAATGCCTCTCAGTCAGAGATGCGTGCATTATTACTTCACTTACGTCCAGTAAGCTTAGAAGGAAAAAGCTTACGTAAAGGGATCGAGCAATTATTGAGAGAACTGCAAACAAAAATTAAAATCGAACTAACTTGGGATGTTGAAGATGTTCGTTTGAATAATAGCATTGAAGATCACTTATTTAGAATCGTTCAAGAGCTGTTGTCCAATACGCTTCGCCATGCTAAAGCGAAGGAACTTGAAGTCTACCTTCACCAAGTCGACAAAAATGTCTTACTACGTTTAGTAGATGATGGTGTTGGTTTTGATATGAATGAACAAGATAATAAAGCCGGAAGCTACGGCTTGAAAAATATTCGTGAGCGTGTAGCTGGCATGGGTGGTATCGTTAAGATCATCAGTTTTAAAGGACAAGGAACAAGTGTTGAAATCAAAGTACCTGTAATAAAGGAGGACATAACAAGTGATCAAAGTAATGTTAGTGGATGA
- the liaF gene encoding cell wall-active antibiotics response protein LiaF has protein sequence MKNPWRFFIVVESLLFILALWQIIHNPGLAVLLVLGILSAVYALKKVHRSNFNNFQLVLGIILILIGVMNSPAFWLMLVFGVLFIGLKGVEIAGVDITQRAPWRKKQMIMVETTNVEPKSGRRFKRSWFANERIGSNVYEWDDINIDVLSGDTIVDLGNTLLPKDDSIIIIRKGFGRTRILVPLGVAVMLEHSTFYGNVNFEEEKYHLKNESLKVYSNDFDTNNRRLKIITNTLVGDLEVIRV, from the coding sequence ATGAAGAACCCATGGCGTTTTTTTATCGTAGTAGAATCATTACTTTTTATATTGGCATTATGGCAAATTATACATAACCCAGGTCTGGCAGTACTGTTAGTATTGGGTATCTTAAGTGCTGTTTATGCACTAAAAAAGGTTCATCGTAGTAATTTTAATAATTTTCAACTTGTCTTGGGGATTATCTTGATTTTGATTGGCGTCATGAATAGTCCTGCATTTTGGTTGATGCTAGTCTTTGGTGTTTTATTTATTGGCTTAAAGGGTGTAGAAATCGCAGGTGTTGACATTACACAACGTGCACCATGGAGAAAGAAACAAATGATCATGGTAGAAACGACCAATGTTGAACCTAAAAGCGGTCGTCGTTTCAAACGCTCGTGGTTTGCGAATGAACGTATTGGCAGTAACGTGTACGAATGGGATGATATCAATATTGATGTCCTTTCTGGCGATACGATTGTTGATTTAGGCAACACATTACTCCCTAAAGATGACAGCATCATTATTATTCGCAAAGGCTTCGGTCGTACAAGGATTTTAGTTCCACTAGGAGTTGCAGTAATGTTAGAACATTCAACTTTCTATGGAAATGTGAACTTTGAAGAAGAAAAATACCATTTGAAAAACGAGTCATTAAAGGTTTATAGCAATGATTTTGATACGAATAACCGTCGCCTGAAAATCATCACAAATACGTTAGTCGGAGACCTTGAGGTGATTCGCGTATGA
- a CDS encoding helix-turn-helix domain-containing protein, whose product MLEDILLDDVAQRKISVFNQLLVTADGTYSVHYFEQFTDFSYARLNSLFTEIHNDLMEKQGLELLTDQGKVHIDLSKLRDIPYSQFLFRKSLPYRFLLATILEKSYTIEHFCRDHFISRASIIRRLQPLINYLKDFDIQLNCSKLQMTGKENLIRIVYLNFFWIASYGEDLFLALDETKRGFDLFDPEDHQWMTYAEPREWYLLTTISQLRIQKKHFIIEPPFKQLVFPKTSKSFIKKLENLNVPQHFIERETTFLSFMMFYWNIYFYADDPRISYVKEYMNSEQQPLGSLIERFEVFYQPLFSERKLSTHEKELLNINIFTTCLNHSVLKDSLPLSINFMETYIKEQNPLYTPLATKVREFLKEIILLPEFAWISNCIEDLVYICSFLLLPYYERSNPKYHLTVGIILSPNAIFLQSLYDFLEQISFISVSFVSSTSDEKYDFYIAASKLLLPDKIKQNGNFQIIPLSPALDYQVGLIDTLHQRYTEKTTTLAG is encoded by the coding sequence ATGCTAGAAGACATTTTGTTAGATGATGTTGCGCAGCGCAAGATCAGTGTTTTTAATCAATTATTAGTTACTGCAGATGGTACATACAGTGTTCATTATTTTGAACAATTCACAGATTTTTCCTACGCTCGTTTAAATTCTTTATTTACTGAAATCCATAATGATCTTATGGAAAAGCAAGGGCTGGAGTTACTAACCGATCAAGGAAAAGTACATATTGATCTATCAAAATTACGAGATATTCCATATTCACAGTTTTTATTTCGTAAAAGTTTACCTTACCGATTTTTACTTGCAACTATTTTAGAAAAAAGTTACACAATCGAACACTTTTGTAGAGATCACTTCATTAGTCGTGCTTCTATTATTCGCAGGCTTCAACCATTGATCAATTATTTGAAAGATTTTGACATACAATTAAATTGCTCAAAGCTTCAGATGACTGGAAAAGAAAACTTGATCCGAATTGTTTATTTGAATTTTTTTTGGATCGCCTCTTATGGGGAAGATCTCTTTTTAGCACTTGATGAAACCAAAAGAGGCTTTGATTTATTTGACCCTGAAGATCATCAATGGATGACCTATGCAGAACCTAGAGAATGGTACTTATTAACGACCATTTCTCAATTACGAATTCAAAAAAAGCATTTCATTATTGAACCTCCATTTAAACAACTAGTCTTCCCAAAAACAAGTAAGTCCTTTATAAAAAAACTGGAGAATTTAAACGTTCCTCAACATTTTATCGAACGAGAAACGACATTTCTTTCATTTATGATGTTTTATTGGAATATTTATTTTTATGCGGATGACCCTAGAATCAGCTATGTAAAAGAGTATATGAATAGTGAACAGCAACCTCTAGGTAGTTTGATCGAACGTTTTGAAGTTTTTTATCAGCCTTTATTTTCAGAGAGAAAACTTTCTACTCATGAAAAAGAATTGTTGAATATTAATATTTTTACAACGTGTCTCAATCATTCTGTCTTAAAAGACTCACTACCACTATCTATCAACTTTATGGAAACATATATCAAAGAGCAGAATCCTTTATATACTCCTCTTGCAACAAAAGTTAGAGAGTTTTTAAAAGAGATTATTTTGCTTCCAGAGTTTGCCTGGATAAGTAATTGTATAGAAGATTTAGTCTATATTTGTTCATTTTTATTGTTACCTTATTATGAACGGAGTAATCCGAAATATCATTTGACTGTTGGAATCATTCTGTCACCCAATGCTATTTTTCTACAATCTCTTTATGATTTTTTAGAACAGATTTCTTTTATTTCTGTCTCATTTGTTTCTTCGACTTCAGATGAAAAATACGATTTTTACATAGCAGCGTCGAAGCTTTTATTACCTGATAAAATAAAACAAAATGGTAACTTCCAAATCATCCCATTGTCTCCTGCATTAGATTATCAAGTCGGACTTATTGACACTTTGCATCAAAGATATACAGAAAAAACAACTACTTTAGCTGGTTGA